The following nucleotide sequence is from Paenibacillus odorifer.
GAACCCTGTAATAAAGCCCTTCATTGATACTGTTCATTCCACCATGTGTAATAAATAACTTTGTGTATTGCAGTATATCCGTTTGTGGAACATAATTTTTCACGAAAAAGTTTTGCGGAATTTCCCCTAAATCAGTGATTTGGACTTTATCTCCAATTGACATCACAATAGTGTGCTCCGTGTTCCCCAATGCTTCAAAACAAAGTTTATAGTATTCAATGGCTTGGTTAAAAACTGTGCCGAGTGAAATGTAAATTAGACTTTTCCCCTTAATTGCCATGAGATCGAATTTTTCTGGAGCTAATCGTGAAGAGATGGAGGGTCCTACAAAGATATAAGACGGGTCAAAAGCTTCTCCCTCAGGTTGAAACTCCCTAGTTGTATAAACGATAGTAAGTGGGGCAGGATTACAAAACACTTCATAAGGGGATTGGATGTCCACATCATATTTGCCCTTCACCATTTGCGTCAAGCTTTGGAATTTATCCTTTATAGGATTAGTTACTTCTGCAGGGACTGTAGTATAAAATCGTTCTAACATGTCATCGAATGCTGCTTTTGTCTGCGCAAAAGAAGTACAGGAGCTAATGGCCGGAAGCTTAAGAATTTGAGCTAGCAAACGTCCACAGCCAAACATAGAATCATGGACGATGTAATCAAAATGCTCCCCTTTGATCTGTTCAAGAACGCTTGGAATAACTATATCTGCCGTAAGTAAAAGACCGTTGATTCTTTCCAGTACATAATTTCTTCCACCTGAGATAAAAGCTTGTATAAATTTCTGATCGTCAAATGTTCGTACTGTAGCCCCCGTCATCTCCATACGCTCTTTATAAGCTTCTATACAAAAGTACACTACCTCTTCGCCATGCGAAATAAGCTCTTCCACAACGCCAATCGTGGGATTGATATGTCCCTCTGATCCACCATTAATAAATAACACACGCGCCAATTGTAATCCTCCTTAACTATAAATCATTTTTATATTAGATATTATAAACATTAATTTTACTTATATCGCTCTAAAAGGGTATAGTAATATAGGCTTTAAAACCATTTTAATAATATAGAGTATACCCTTATTAGAGGAGAGATCATATTGGAAAGAGTAGTTGGAACAGTTGTACGTGGACTTCGCGGACCTATCATTAACAATGGGGATAACATTGAAGAAATCGTAGTTCAGACGGTATTGAATGCAGCAACAGTCGAGGGTTTTTCGATCGAAGATCGTGACATTGTGACCGTAACTGAATCCATTGTTGCTCGGGCACAAGGAAACTATGCGACGATTGACAATATTGCTGCTGATATAAAGGGGAAATTCGGCGAAGAAACCGTAGGGGTCATTTTTCCAATCCTTAGCCGTAACCGGTTTGCTAACTGCTTACGCGGTATTGCCAAAGGGGCACAAAAAGTAGTCCTAATGTTAAGCTATCCAGCTGATGAAGTAGGCAACCACCTTGTAGACATCGACGAACTAGATGCTAAAGGTATCAATCCATGGACGGATGTATTAACAGAAGCTCAGTTCCGTGAGTTTTTCGGCTATATTAAGCACCCATTCACAGGGGTTGACTATATTGAATATTATAAAGGTTTAATTGAAGCTGAAGGTGTGGCTTGTGAAGTCATCTTCTCCAACAACCCAAAAACCATTTTAAACTATACAAAAAATGTATTAACTTGCGATATTCACACTCGCTTCAGAACCAAACGTATTCTCACAAACAACGGTGCTGAAAAAGTATTTGGCTTGGATGATATTCTTACACAATCAATCGATGGCAGCGGCTTTAACGAAGCCTATGGTCTGCTAGGATCAAATAAAGCAACAGAAGAAAGTGTTAAGCTATTTCCAAATAACTGCCAGCCTATCGTGGATGGTATCCAAGCAAAAATCAAAGAAATGACAGGTAAAACTGTAGAAGTTATGGTTTATGGCGATGGAGCATTCAAAGATCCAGTCGGAAAAATCTGGGAGCTGGCAGATCCAGTTGTCTCCCCTGCTTACACCGCCGGACTTGATGGAACACCAAATGAAGTAAAATTGAAATACTTGGCCGATAACAACTTCTCTCATCTTCGTGGTGAAGAGTTAAAACAAGCTATTTCTAAATACATCCAGAATAAAAATGATGATCTAGTTGGTGCGATGGAAGCCCAAGGGACTACACCTCGTAGATTAACTGACCTGATTGGATCATTATCTGATTTGACTTCTGGTAGTGGCGATAAAGGAACACCAATGATTTATATCCAAGGTTATTTCGATAACTACACAAAATAAGAGTAGTACAACAAAGGGAGTCTCTAAACGAGGCTCTCTTTTTTACTTTCTGGGTTATAATAAAAGCAAACAGCGGCATGCGGAGGATACTATGAACATAAGAAGGATTAAATATTTTATAGATCTCGTGGAATGCAGAAATTTTACGGAAACAGCTAAAAAGAACTATGTATCGCAGACCACCATTAGCCAACAAATCGCCGCGCTTGAAGAGGAATTCAACATTCAATTGATTGACAGAAAGCAGATCCCTATTGAGCCAACCAAAGCCGGATGGCTTTTCTATGGCGAAGCCCTCATCCTCTGGAAGCAATATAACCATATGAAGATGAGCATGGAAAACTTTCAAAAGTATAATACGCAATCCTTGAGTATCGAATATGCGGCGATGACGGATATCCAAAGTTTGTTGAAATTGATTCCCTCGTTTCAGGATCATCATCCGAATATTAAGCTGGAACTGAATAAAGTATTGCTAAAAGATATTGCAGAATACTTGCAAAAAGGGATTTACGACGTGGCTATTGCCTTTGATTCCGAGTTTCAGGGAAAAGAGGACATTGTAACCTATCCCTTGTATAAGGGACGTTATTGTGCGGCTGTGAGTCACCACCATCCCCTGTTTCATCATGAATCGATCGCCAAAGAGGAGTTATATGAACATCCACTAGTCATGCTGAATCCAACAGCTATTGGAAACTCTTATCATCTAATGATCCAGCATGCAATTGAAGACGGCTATCAGCCGAACATTCTTCGAACCGCAGACGATGTGGAGACAGAATTGTTTTATATCATCACGGAGAATTTGATTGGCTTTTTCCCGGATAACTATCAGCTCGCTTATCTTCAAGATGAAGTCCGGCTAATTCCCTTAGATGATTCACACCATACCTTTGCAATCGAAGCAGGTTATCTCAAAAATAATACAAACCCGGCCTTGCCTTCCTTCCTGCAACAAATCCAAATTGGATTTAGCAATCGACCATAAGTTTTATGTGTTAGACTATGTTACTTTTTTCACATACTATAAGGGTATAATTCATTTCAACAAGGAGTGACAACGATCATGGGTAAATTATTGTTGACTGGTGTCGATGGAAATCTAGGGAAGCAAGCTGCGGAATATTTGTTGGAGCTGGTAGATAAAGACCAAATCATTTTTTGCGCTTACGATCCAGCATGTTTGAAAGAATATGCGGAACAAGGGATTGAAACACATGTGACCAACTTTAATAACAAGGACGGCCTTGCCGAAGCTTTTGCTCATGCCGATAAACTCGCTCTAATCTCCATGCCTTTTGTTGGAGAAAAACGCCAAAATGCACAAAAAAATGTGATCGATGCTGCCAAAGAAGCTGGAGTCAAACAGATCATTTATACTTCTCTAGTAAACGCAGCCGATGAAAGCAATCCAAGCGTAGAAAAAATCGACCATGTGTATACCGAACGTTATATTCAAAGCGTTGGGCTAGATTATATCTTCCTTCGGAATTCCCAATACGCGGAAGCCATGATTACCAATTACTTCACGTATGTGAAGGGTGACGGGGTATTAACAAACAATCAAGGTGACGGTAAAATGGCTTATATCTCGCGGAAGGATTGCGCAAAAGCCGTTGCGTATGCCCTAGCCTCCAATAATTATCAGGAA
It contains:
- a CDS encoding macrolide family glycosyltransferase, with translation MARVLFINGGSEGHINPTIGVVEELISHGEEVVYFCIEAYKERMEMTGATVRTFDDQKFIQAFISGGRNYVLERINGLLLTADIVIPSVLEQIKGEHFDYIVHDSMFGCGRLLAQILKLPAISSCTSFAQTKAAFDDMLERFYTTVPAEVTNPIKDKFQSLTQMVKGKYDVDIQSPYEVFCNPAPLTIVYTTREFQPEGEAFDPSYIFVGPSISSRLAPEKFDLMAIKGKSLIYISLGTVFNQAIEYYKLCFEALGNTEHTIVMSIGDKVQITDLGEIPQNFFVKNYVPQTDILQYTKLFITHGGMNSINEGLYYRVPLIVIPQSADQPIIAKQVVHVGAGIKLQMQSLTANHLREAVDHVLSDLSYKKAVSNISESFRNSGGYRRAVDEIVRGGGVV
- a CDS encoding coenzyme F420-0:L-glutamate ligase — translated: MERVVGTVVRGLRGPIINNGDNIEEIVVQTVLNAATVEGFSIEDRDIVTVTESIVARAQGNYATIDNIAADIKGKFGEETVGVIFPILSRNRFANCLRGIAKGAQKVVLMLSYPADEVGNHLVDIDELDAKGINPWTDVLTEAQFREFFGYIKHPFTGVDYIEYYKGLIEAEGVACEVIFSNNPKTILNYTKNVLTCDIHTRFRTKRILTNNGAEKVFGLDDILTQSIDGSGFNEAYGLLGSNKATEESVKLFPNNCQPIVDGIQAKIKEMTGKTVEVMVYGDGAFKDPVGKIWELADPVVSPAYTAGLDGTPNEVKLKYLADNNFSHLRGEELKQAISKYIQNKNDDLVGAMEAQGTTPRRLTDLIGSLSDLTSGSGDKGTPMIYIQGYFDNYTK
- a CDS encoding LysR family transcriptional regulator is translated as MNIRRIKYFIDLVECRNFTETAKKNYVSQTTISQQIAALEEEFNIQLIDRKQIPIEPTKAGWLFYGEALILWKQYNHMKMSMENFQKYNTQSLSIEYAAMTDIQSLLKLIPSFQDHHPNIKLELNKVLLKDIAEYLQKGIYDVAIAFDSEFQGKEDIVTYPLYKGRYCAAVSHHHPLFHHESIAKEELYEHPLVMLNPTAIGNSYHLMIQHAIEDGYQPNILRTADDVETELFYIITENLIGFFPDNYQLAYLQDEVRLIPLDDSHHTFAIEAGYLKNNTNPALPSFLQQIQIGFSNRP
- a CDS encoding NAD(P)H-binding protein is translated as MGKLLLTGVDGNLGKQAAEYLLELVDKDQIIFCAYDPACLKEYAEQGIETHVTNFNNKDGLAEAFAHADKLALISMPFVGEKRQNAQKNVIDAAKEAGVKQIIYTSLVNAADESNPSVEKIDHVYTERYIQSVGLDYIFLRNSQYAEAMITNYFTYVKGDGVLTNNQGDGKMAYISRKDCAKAVAYALASNNYQEAILNINGLELMTITDFIKIGNEVTGNHITYKENTDEENYAVFEAMGVPRTTDGAFKEGSEAPFSSEGMVTFGQAIREGKMDVYTDDFKQLTGHDPLTVKYMFEHADEFQVGERHSKDN